One Manduca sexta isolate Smith_Timp_Sample1 chromosome 26, JHU_Msex_v1.0, whole genome shotgun sequence genomic region harbors:
- the LOC115454778 gene encoding uncharacterized protein LOC115454778 isoform X1 has translation MTMLANFMPCRHQQCHSRCTSHASCCHNQNLRHSVAIQVSVPSVSTLCCPPTPSSMRSQGTSYEDFCTSETCKDSELICVETLPPHYLFDTLNKKGNVCKPCQQENDLENGEKSHINPLADTTKSDPKLIQYKDAATSPRISLLVGPSLPTLKIYDPEPLNENSDNADKTESQLDTRKDASIRRAYSSQACTSESKIRLPGDSYKQSYNSLSERKGNNSKQALENKFSTISSGIKKTHCPAIKKTISDQMIPTPKPSILQEKRSSLPDNKIKESIGIPCSMCTSKKCTKTESTNCQCRYPPAFSQFGCSGKIVGNCECDK, from the exons ATGACAATGTTAGCCAA cttCATGCCGTGTCGTCACCAGCAATGCCACTCACGTTGCACATCACACGCATCGTGCTGCCACAACCAAAACTTACGGCATTCTGTCGCCATTCAGGTTAGTGTTCCCTCCGTGTCGACATTATGTTGCCCTCCCACTCCCTCTTCTATGAGGTCACAAGGAACATCTTACGAAGATTTCTGTACGTCTGAAACTTGTAAAGATTCTGAACTAATATGTGTCGAGACTCTACCACCACATTATCTATttgatacattaaataaaaaaggcaacGTGTGTAAGCCGTGTCAACAAGAAAATGATCTTGAAAACGGAGAAAAATCGCATATAAATCCACTTGCGGATACCACAAAGAGTGACCCGAAGTTGATTCAATACAAGGACGCTGCTACTTCACCTCGTATTTCATTATTGGTAGGTCCAAGTTTACCGACATTAAAGATTTACGATCCAGAACCCCTAAATGAAAATTCTGATAATGCAGACAAAACAGAATCTCAATTGGATACGAGAAAAGATGCAAGTATCCGTAGAGCTTACTCATCCCAGGCCTGTACTTCAGAATCAAAAATCCGTCTTCCAGGTGATTCATACAAACAATCCTATAATTCACTGAGTGAACGAAAAGGTAATAACTCTAAACAGGctcttgaaaataaatttagcaCAATATCTTctggaattaaaaaaacacattgccctgctataaaaaaaacgattagtGATCAGATGATACCAACGCCTAAGCCTAGCATATTGCAAGAAAAACGTTCTAGCCTGccagataataaaattaaggaaaGTATTGGGATACCATGTTCGATGTGTACTTCTAAAAAATGTACAAAGACGGAATCGACGAATTGCCAGTGTCGATATCCCCCAGCGTTCAGTCAGTTTGGATGCAGTGGCAAGATTGTGGGCAATTGTGAATGTGACAAGTAA
- the LOC115454778 gene encoding uncharacterized protein LOC115454778 isoform X2 — protein sequence MPCRHQQCHSRCTSHASCCHNQNLRHSVAIQVSVPSVSTLCCPPTPSSMRSQGTSYEDFCTSETCKDSELICVETLPPHYLFDTLNKKGNVCKPCQQENDLENGEKSHINPLADTTKSDPKLIQYKDAATSPRISLLVGPSLPTLKIYDPEPLNENSDNADKTESQLDTRKDASIRRAYSSQACTSESKIRLPGDSYKQSYNSLSERKGNNSKQALENKFSTISSGIKKTHCPAIKKTISDQMIPTPKPSILQEKRSSLPDNKIKESIGIPCSMCTSKKCTKTESTNCQCRYPPAFSQFGCSGKIVGNCECDK from the coding sequence ATGCCGTGTCGTCACCAGCAATGCCACTCACGTTGCACATCACACGCATCGTGCTGCCACAACCAAAACTTACGGCATTCTGTCGCCATTCAGGTTAGTGTTCCCTCCGTGTCGACATTATGTTGCCCTCCCACTCCCTCTTCTATGAGGTCACAAGGAACATCTTACGAAGATTTCTGTACGTCTGAAACTTGTAAAGATTCTGAACTAATATGTGTCGAGACTCTACCACCACATTATCTATttgatacattaaataaaaaaggcaacGTGTGTAAGCCGTGTCAACAAGAAAATGATCTTGAAAACGGAGAAAAATCGCATATAAATCCACTTGCGGATACCACAAAGAGTGACCCGAAGTTGATTCAATACAAGGACGCTGCTACTTCACCTCGTATTTCATTATTGGTAGGTCCAAGTTTACCGACATTAAAGATTTACGATCCAGAACCCCTAAATGAAAATTCTGATAATGCAGACAAAACAGAATCTCAATTGGATACGAGAAAAGATGCAAGTATCCGTAGAGCTTACTCATCCCAGGCCTGTACTTCAGAATCAAAAATCCGTCTTCCAGGTGATTCATACAAACAATCCTATAATTCACTGAGTGAACGAAAAGGTAATAACTCTAAACAGGctcttgaaaataaatttagcaCAATATCTTctggaattaaaaaaacacattgccctgctataaaaaaaacgattagtGATCAGATGATACCAACGCCTAAGCCTAGCATATTGCAAGAAAAACGTTCTAGCCTGccagataataaaattaaggaaaGTATTGGGATACCATGTTCGATGTGTACTTCTAAAAAATGTACAAAGACGGAATCGACGAATTGCCAGTGTCGATATCCCCCAGCGTTCAGTCAGTTTGGATGCAGTGGCAAGATTGTGGGCAATTGTGAATGTGACAAGTAA